Part of the Hyalangium ruber genome, CCAGCACGGCTGGCCACCCCCCTGGGAGACTCTCAGCAAACTCGCGAGCGAGTTGGCCGCGCACCAGACGTGTCACCTGCTGGCGCTGCTCAGCCTCCTCAACCAACCCGCTGAACAGTTGCACCGCGTTGAGGTCCGCTCCACCAAGTTCCTTGGCAAGCTCATGCAGCGGGACCGAAGGGCGCTCCTCGGCAAAAGCCGTAAGCGAAGTGTAGCCGCGCTCGCGGACCCGCTCATGGAGACGGATCCTCCAGTTGCCTCGCCAGGAGCGGCCCTCGCTCATCGGCCTCTCCAAGGCGTGAAGCTCATCGGGATGTCATAGTTCCTCATATATCGAGCGACGATCTTCAGGGTCTGGTTCCGCGTCAATATCCGGCCTGCTGCCGTCTCGGCGTCGCGCAGGACGCTCATGATCATCTGGTTCCATTCTCTGGGCCATGTACGCCCCAGGCGCCAATTACCACCGCCATGGATCGCCTGGTGGTGCGCCAGCTCCAACTCGACGCAGAACTGGTCGATGCTCATCTCACCCACGAAGCCGCGCTTCTCGAACCACTCGCGGTGCTCTTTGGGGAGGACATGGTGCTGCGGCGGCTCGGCCATGCCGGCTCCCGCTTTGCCGGTCTCGTGCATGGCGCGAACCTCGGGCCCATCTCCCAGCGCCTCACGTACGCCCTGCGGGAGTTCCTGGTGTGCCTGCGACATCAGCGCCTGACCGGCTTGAATGCGGACCGCGGCACTGACAGCGGGAACGGAGAGGACGCCCGCCTGCACCAGCCGGCGCATCTGTTCCACCCACTCGGCGGAGACGACCAGGCGGGAGCCCATCATCACACCGTGGGAGCCCATCAGGAGGTCCCCGCCCAGCGTGGCGGGAGCGGTCGGCGAGAGCCGTGGCAACGACAGCTTCATGGCCGAAACCAGGGTGAGCGTCTCGATGAGCTGTGCCGCCATCATGACCTGACCGCCGCGTTGGGCCGCCAATCGCACAGCCTCACGGAGGGAGTTGAACTCGCGGGTAAGCTTCCCCATCAGCGCGGGCATCGAGGCCACTGCTGTCTCGATTTGTCCTGGCTCCAGAGAGCCAAGAGCCTGCATGGAAGGTTCGATCAACTGCTGAACGCGGTGCATGTCGACCACGAGTCTCTCGGCGCTGTAGTAGCGGGACTGTCGGAGCACGAGATCGGCGAGGTTCAGGAAGTCGACCCATATGGCGAGCAAGGTCGAGCCGAACATGGCGGCTTGGAGCCGAGGGCCTGTCATCCGGAGCATGCTCCGCTCCATGTCCAGATCGTCAACTTCCGAGGAAGCTTGAGCCAGTCTGGTGGCACCACTCAGCGCGCCATTGAGCCATGGCAGTTGCCCTGCACCATAGGCAACGTGGTGGGTAAAGGCGTTGGTGACCCGACCCTCAAGGTTGTGCTCGCTGGGCTTGAGGAGGTGAAGCGAGCGGGTGAGGCTCGTCGTGGAGCGCGTTACTTCGTGGAGGGCACCGAGGACAGCCTGACGCGTCTGGGTGACACCTTGGCGCTCGTGCTTTGAAGAAGAGGAGGGCTCAACCCTCTGCGCGGAGAACTCGCGAGTCGAGGCACCGTTTTCCTGCAGGTAGTAGGCGGTCGCCCCTTCGCGAGCCCCAGAGGAACCAACTCCAGGAGTGGCACAGCTAATGAACGAGACCGCGATGCTCCCCAGTGCAAGAACGGTCAGTCGCATGCTCGTGCCTATTCCCCCAAGGACCTGCCACCGTTCTATCAGGCAGCCCGGTTCGTAACTCCAAGCAGCATGAAGAGTGGAAGCGGCGGGAATCGAACCCGCCGCTTGAAATTTCTGGCGAGAGCGCTCCGACTCGGTCGAGCGCAGGCCCCACACGTAACTCTCATCCAGGAGGGGCGCCCCCGTCTAGAAGGTGTACCGGACGCCCAGGCGGAACTGCCGCGGTGCCTGGTACTGCGTCGGCTGTCGGAAGTTCGGGTTGACCTGCTCCGCCGACAGATAGGTGGGCGACGCCTCGTCCGCGGCGGGAGAGCCGGTGTTGATCCGCACCTGCCCAGGCAGGTCCGCCGGCGTGCCCCCCGCCAGCGGGTAGACGGACTCGAAGGTGTACGACTCATCCACCCGCGTGGCCGTCTGGAAGTTGAAGAGGTTGAACACGTCCAGGGTGACGGACACGACGCTGTCGCGCGAGAGCCGGTAGTTCAACCCCAGGTTGGAGTCCACGGTGTTCACCCAGGGGGTGCGCCCCCCCGCGCCGCGCGGGAGAACGAATGACTCGTTCTGCAGATAGAACGGGTGGGCGCCCAGGTAGTTGATCGGCATGCCCGAGTTGCCTCGGTAGGACAGGCCGATGCTAGTGGAGAGGGCGCCGGTAAGGACGAACTCCTTGGCGCCAAACACCTTGATGGCGTGCGTGCGGTCGAAGGGCAGCAGGCCAGTGCGGTTATCCAAGAGCTCGATCAGATCGAAGTCCGAGAGCGTGTTCGGGTCGAGCTGCTGCGTCTCCGGGCGGAACAGACCCGGATAGTTCCCGTACAGCCGGGACCAGGTGTAGCTGGCCTGGGCCAGCCAGCCCTCGGCGAACGTGCGGCTCAGATACAAGGTGACCGCGTCGTAGTTGCGCACCGCCTGGGGGAAGTCCTGCGCGAAGCCCTTGTTCGGGTTGCCCAGGAAGTAGGTGTAGCCCCCATCGCGGCTCATGTCCTCGATGACCGAGCTCATGGTCCGACGGGTGTAACTGGCCCCGAGGCGGGTACGCGCGAACAGCTCCGTCTCGCCACCCAGCACGTACTCGTCCGACGCCTGCGGCCGGATGTCCGGATCCACCGGCTCGTTCTCCACCTTGCCGCCGCTGTAGAGCCGGCTGGGGTTGAGATCCTCCTCGCCCCGCCCCGCGATGAACGAGTTGCCCGAGCAGGTGTTCCGCTGGCCCTCGCGGGTGGACGGATCACACCCCTCCTGCCCCTGCCCCGAGGCGACGCGAGACACCGAGTACATGCGCTCGGGCGGGAAGTAGCGGGCCATCACATTGAGCGGCACCTGCTCGTAGTAGCGGGCGAAGTGGGCGAAGAGCTTCATCCGGCCGTTGGCCCAGGGGTCCAGCACGGCGCCCAGGCGAGGCGAGAGCTGGTTGCCGAGGACGAGCGCGAGCTGCCCCTCCCCGCCATACAAGGCCTGGACGTCGTAGCGCACCCCAAGGTTCAACGTCAGCCGGTCGTTCGGGGACCAGCTGTCCTGCACGAACCCGCCCACGGTGGCGCTCCGGGTCCGAGCCTGCTGAAACGCCAGCGGAACGGCGGTGTCCGGCGCGGTCTGGTACCCGAAGCGGCGCACCTCCGACCAGCCATACACGTCGCCGGAGTAGCCCTCCGAGCCGATGACCTCCCCAGTGCGCGGGTCGATGGAGCCGGTGAGGTTCATCGTCTGGAAGCGGACGCCGCCGCCGTACCCCTTGGTCTGCTCGAAGGTGAGGAACTCGGAGTCGAGGCCCGCCTTGAGGATGTGCGTACCCCCGGCCTTGAGCAGGTAGGTGGCCTGGGCGTTGATCTGGTAGCGCTCCAGCGTGGCGTCCTGGAGCAGGTCCGGCCCGCCCACGTCATAGTTGCTCACGGCGCAGGGGTCGGCTGGGTTCGTGGCTGTTCCCGTCCACTGACAGAAGGCGGCGGCCTCGCCCGGGCTCTCGAACAGGAGCAGGGAGCGCGGCTCGACATAGGTCGACCGGGAGAGGCTCGACAGCCCGGTCCCCTCCAGGTCTCCCAGCGCGCTGCCATCGGCCGGCAGCGTGGAGGCTCGCTGGTGGAAGTAGCCCGCGTTGACATCGAAGAGGAAGCTCTTGTCCAGGAACGCCCCCGCGTACTTCACCGCCACCTGAGTGGTGTCCGAGCGGCTCTCGGTGAGGCCGATGGCGCTCGGGTGCGCGTTGACGTCGCGGGAGGTCGGCAGGCCGCCGCTGCGCGGGTCGATGGACAGCTTGCCCAGCCCGCCCGTGCGGGAGGGAATCCCCAGCAGGGACACCGACACCTGGTGGTCCGGGTTGAGGACGTAGGTCAGCTTGCCCAGGTACTGGAGGCTGCGCGCGTCGGCGAAGTAGGAGCGCGAGGCCCCGGGGATGGGGGTGACCTGAGCGCGTCCCTGCTCGTCCCGGATGATCTGCCCGGCCTCGTCCAGCGTGAAGGCGTTGACGCCTCGGAGAACATCGTACCGGGTGAGCGAGGGGGCGATGCCGGCGAAGAACCAGAGCCTGTCCTGGAGGATCGGGCCGCCCAAGGTGGCGCCGAAGTCGCCCAGGTGCTTCAGCTGCGGGGTGGCACTGATGACCGAGCCCTCGTTCAGCACGAGCCGGCCGCTGCCCTCCAGACTCCCCGGCGCCCAGTTGCCAAAGACCGAGCCGTGGAACTCATTGGAGCCCGAGCGGGTCACCGCACTGAGGATGCCGCCCGTGGACCGGCCGAACTCCGGCAGATAGCCGCCGGTGATGACGCTCACGTCCTGGACGAACTCCACGCTCAGCGGGGTGGCGTTGATGCCGACCGCCGGGTCATTGGTGGACAGGCCGTCGATGACATAGCCGTTCTCAGGCGAGGTGGCGCCATTGAGGGACACGCCGTATTGATCGATCTGGGCACCGGGGGCCAGCTCCGCGAGGCTCTCGAAGGAGCGGGCCGCGCCTCCCCTTCCGCCCGGGCGATTGAGCGCGATGCGGCGGGTGAACTCCAGGTCCACGTTCATGCCCGTGGTGGTGGAGCCCACATCAATCGTAGGCGGTGTGGCGGTGACTTCGATCACCTCCGTGAGAGTCCCCGGCAGCAACTCCACCTCCACGCGGAGGGTCTGATTCAGCCGCAGGGCGATGTCCGGGCGGACAAAGGGCTGAAAGCCGTCCGCGTCGAAGCGCAGGGTGTACACGCCGGGGGGAAGCTGGGGCAGCCGGTATTGCCCCTGATCATCCGTGAGCACGGTCTGCTCGCCCTGCAATTGGGGCGAGGTCGCGGTGACCACCACGTCCCCCAGCGGCTGGTGCGTCTGCGCGCTGCTCACCCTTCCGGCGAGCACGCTGCTGGAGGACTGAGCCCAGGCAGCGGACCCGAACACCAGGCCCACCGCCAGCACCACCCCGATTTCTCGGAGCACACGCACCCCGTATTTCATTCTGCGACTTCCTCGGAATGAGACAAAGAAGCGCCGACTCACGCAGCGCCTGGATGCGTTCACGATACCGAGGCCCCGAACTCCTGTATCGCCGGAGCGAGCCGGCTCAGGGGCTCGCGATGTCTACTGTCAACAACTGAAGACGAGCGCACTGAACTTCAGGCTGTAGCCGGCACCACCGGGGTGCGCCAGAGTGGCGCGCCCTCGCCCCGACCTCCGGGGTGGGCTCATGGCAGGTGTTTCGATGCAACGTGTCCGGTGTTCCCTCGCGGCGGTGCTCCTCCTGGCGTGCGTGGCCGGCTGTGCCCGGCGGACTCCCGACGCAACGCCCTCCTCTTCCTCCACCACGGTGTATGTCGCCCACCGCGTGCGGACGCTCGACCCGGCACGCCCGCTGGCCGAGGCGCTCGCGGTGCGCGGTGGCAAGGTGCTCGCCACGGGCTCCCGGGACGAGGTGCTCGCCGCCGCCGGCGCGGATGCGCGCGTGGTGGACCTCGGAGATGCCACGGTGGTGCCCGGCCTCAGCGACGCCCACGGTCACCTCGCGGGCTTGGGCCGCGCCTTGTCCGCGGTCATCCTCGTGGGCGCCGACTCCCGCGCGCAGGCCCTCGAGCGCGTGGGGGCCGCGCCGCGCTCCGCCTTCCAGGGGGACTGGCTCATCGGCCAGGGCTGGGACCAGAACGACTGGCCGGAGAAGGCCTTCCCCACCCGCGCCGAGCTGGACACGCGCTGGCCCTCCACGCCCGTGGCCCTGTCGCGCATCGACGGCCACGCGCTGTGGGTCAATGGCGAGGCCCTGCGTCGGGCCCGCATCACCCGCGACACGAAGGACCCAGAAGGAGGCCGCATCCTCCGCGGCCCCGACGGTGAGCCCACCGGCGTCCTCGTGGACAACGCGATGGACCTCGTCTTCGCGGTGATGCCGCCGCCCACCGACGCGCAGTTCGAGGCGCAGCTCGCCGCCGCGCTCGCCCGCTGCGCCGAGGGCGGAATGACGGGCGTACACGACGCGGGCATGGACCTGCGCACCTTCCAGCTCCTCAAGCGCTGGGACGCCGAGGGCCGCCTGCCGCTGCGCGTCTACGTCATGGTGGACGGCATGGGCCCCGACCGCGAGGCGTTCCTCGCCATGGGCCCCTTCCAGGGCGACAAGCTGACGGCGCGGGCGGTGAAGCTCTCCGCGGACGGAGCGCTGGGGAGCCGGGGCGCGGCGCTGCACGCCTCCTACAGCGACGAGGCGGGCCACCAGGGCCTGCTGCTGCTCAGCCCCGAGGAGTACGAGGCCCGGGTGCGCGCCTTCGTCGGCAAGGGCTTCCAGGTGGCCACGCACGCCATCGGCGACCGGGCCAACACGCTGGTGCTCGACACACTGCTGCGCGTGGCAGGGCCCGAGGGCGTCCGCGCTGGCCGGCACCGCGTGGAGCACGCCCAGGTGATGCGCCTGGAGGACATCACCCGGCTGGGCCAGAGCGGCTTCATCGCCAGCGTGCAGCCCACCCACGCCACCAGCGACATGCCCTGGGCCCAGGCGCGCGTGGGCCCCGAGCGCCTGCGGGGCGCCTATGCGTGGCAGCGGCTCAAGGCGGCGGGGGCCACCCTGGCGCTGGGCAGCGACTTCCCGGTGGAGCGGCCCGACATGCTCGCAGGCCTCTACGCCGCGCGCACCCGGCAGGACGCCGCCGGCCAGCCTCCGGGCGGGTGGCTCCCCGACCAGCGCCTCAGCGGCCAGGAGGCGCTCGAGGGCTTCACCGTGGGCAACGCCTACGCCTCTTTCGCGGAAGGGACGCGGGGTCGGCTCCAGCCCGGCATGGACGCCGACTTCGTGGCTCTCTCCGTGGACCCGGTGGAAGCCCAACCCGCGGAGTTGCTACCGGGTCAAATTCGACTCACCGTTGTCGCAGGGGCCGAGGCGTACCGGGCTCCCCGGCCCTGACCTCAGGGAATGTCAGACCGATCCGTATTCTCCATACCCAGCACGCTCCTTCTGAGGAGGGGCGCATACAAACGCTAGGAGTGGTGAACATGTTCCGGTCTTTCAAGATGTCCTGGGTTGTGGCGGTGGTGGCGGTCTCCTTCGGCGTCGGTTGCGGTGGGTTCTCGTCGGAGTCGGCTGAGGGGTTGGAGGGCTGCACCGGTACGCCCAACATGGTGTGCGCGGACTTCAACGCGGACGGTCAGACGGACCTGGCCGTGGTGGACCCCACCCGCCAGACGGTGAGCGTGCTCCTGAACGAGGGCAACGGGATGCTCGCCTCGCACGTCACCTTCGACGCGGGCAACGGCAGCACCCTGCTCGCTGGGGACTTCAACAACGACGGTTGGGTGGACCTGGCGGTGATGAACGAGGCGAACGGCACGGGCACCGTCCTGCGGGGCCACGGTCCGGGCGGGTTCTCGCAGCCCGAGGCTTTCTTCAACTTCGGCGTCATCCAGTCGTCGGTGGAGCCCACCGAGCCGCCGGCTCCGTCCTTCAACTTCGGTGTCATTCAGTCGTCGGTGGAGCCCACCGAGCCGCCGGCTCCGTCCTTCAACTTCGGCGTCATCCAGTCGTCGGT contains:
- a CDS encoding FG-GAP repeat domain-containing protein, yielding MFRSFKMSWVVAVVAVSFGVGCGGFSSESAEGLEGCTGTPNMVCADFNADGQTDLAVVDPTRQTVSVLLNEGNGMLASHVTFDAGNGSTLLAGDFNNDGWVDLAVMNEANGTGTVLRGHGPGGFSQPEAFFNFGVIQSSVEPTEPPAPSFNFGVIQSSVEPTEPPAPSFNFGVIQSSVEPTKPLDPSFNFGVIQS
- a CDS encoding TonB-dependent receptor yields the protein MKYGVRVLREIGVVLAVGLVFGSAAWAQSSSSVLAGRVSSAQTHQPLGDVVVTATSPQLQGEQTVLTDDQGQYRLPQLPPGVYTLRFDADGFQPFVRPDIALRLNQTLRVEVELLPGTLTEVIEVTATPPTIDVGSTTTGMNVDLEFTRRIALNRPGGRGGAARSFESLAELAPGAQIDQYGVSLNGATSPENGYVIDGLSTNDPAVGINATPLSVEFVQDVSVITGGYLPEFGRSTGGILSAVTRSGSNEFHGSVFGNWAPGSLEGSGRLVLNEGSVISATPQLKHLGDFGATLGGPILQDRLWFFAGIAPSLTRYDVLRGVNAFTLDEAGQIIRDEQGRAQVTPIPGASRSYFADARSLQYLGKLTYVLNPDHQVSVSLLGIPSRTGGLGKLSIDPRSGGLPTSRDVNAHPSAIGLTESRSDTTQVAVKYAGAFLDKSFLFDVNAGYFHQRASTLPADGSALGDLEGTGLSSLSRSTYVEPRSLLLFESPGEAAAFCQWTGTATNPADPCAVSNYDVGGPDLLQDATLERYQINAQATYLLKAGGTHILKAGLDSEFLTFEQTKGYGGGVRFQTMNLTGSIDPRTGEVIGSEGYSGDVYGWSEVRRFGYQTAPDTAVPLAFQQARTRSATVGGFVQDSWSPNDRLTLNLGVRYDVQALYGGEGQLALVLGNQLSPRLGAVLDPWANGRMKLFAHFARYYEQVPLNVMARYFPPERMYSVSRVASGQGQEGCDPSTREGQRNTCSGNSFIAGRGEEDLNPSRLYSGGKVENEPVDPDIRPQASDEYVLGGETELFARTRLGASYTRRTMSSVIEDMSRDGGYTYFLGNPNKGFAQDFPQAVRNYDAVTLYLSRTFAEGWLAQASYTWSRLYGNYPGLFRPETQQLDPNTLSDFDLIELLDNRTGLLPFDRTHAIKVFGAKEFVLTGALSTSIGLSYRGNSGMPINYLGAHPFYLQNESFVLPRGAGGRTPWVNTVDSNLGLNYRLSRDSVVSVTLDVFNLFNFQTATRVDESYTFESVYPLAGGTPADLPGQVRINTGSPAADEASPTYLSAEQVNPNFRQPTQYQAPRQFRLGVRYTF
- a CDS encoding DUF2380 domain-containing protein → MRLTVLALGSIAVSFISCATPGVGSSGAREGATAYYLQENGASTREFSAQRVEPSSSSKHERQGVTQTRQAVLGALHEVTRSTTSLTRSLHLLKPSEHNLEGRVTNAFTHHVAYGAGQLPWLNGALSGATRLAQASSEVDDLDMERSMLRMTGPRLQAAMFGSTLLAIWVDFLNLADLVLRQSRYYSAERLVVDMHRVQQLIEPSMQALGSLEPGQIETAVASMPALMGKLTREFNSLREAVRLAAQRGGQVMMAAQLIETLTLVSAMKLSLPRLSPTAPATLGGDLLMGSHGVMMGSRLVVSAEWVEQMRRLVQAGVLSVPAVSAAVRIQAGQALMSQAHQELPQGVREALGDGPEVRAMHETGKAGAGMAEPPQHHVLPKEHREWFEKRGFVGEMSIDQFCVELELAHHQAIHGGGNWRLGRTWPREWNQMIMSVLRDAETAAGRILTRNQTLKIVARYMRNYDIPMSFTPWRGR
- a CDS encoding amidohydrolase, which produces MQRVRCSLAAVLLLACVAGCARRTPDATPSSSSTTVYVAHRVRTLDPARPLAEALAVRGGKVLATGSRDEVLAAAGADARVVDLGDATVVPGLSDAHGHLAGLGRALSAVILVGADSRAQALERVGAAPRSAFQGDWLIGQGWDQNDWPEKAFPTRAELDTRWPSTPVALSRIDGHALWVNGEALRRARITRDTKDPEGGRILRGPDGEPTGVLVDNAMDLVFAVMPPPTDAQFEAQLAAALARCAEGGMTGVHDAGMDLRTFQLLKRWDAEGRLPLRVYVMVDGMGPDREAFLAMGPFQGDKLTARAVKLSADGALGSRGAALHASYSDEAGHQGLLLLSPEEYEARVRAFVGKGFQVATHAIGDRANTLVLDTLLRVAGPEGVRAGRHRVEHAQVMRLEDITRLGQSGFIASVQPTHATSDMPWAQARVGPERLRGAYAWQRLKAAGATLALGSDFPVERPDMLAGLYAARTRQDAAGQPPGGWLPDQRLSGQEALEGFTVGNAYASFAEGTRGRLQPGMDADFVALSVDPVEAQPAELLPGQIRLTVVAGAEAYRAPRP
- a CDS encoding NUDIX hydrolase, with translation MSEGRSWRGNWRIRLHERVRERGYTSLTAFAEERPSVPLHELAKELGGADLNAVQLFSGLVEEAEQRQQVTRLVRGQLAREFAESLPGGWPAVLDDEARFAVAETLASWIGFTPETHKESARQVMAALLRTPPPTGWRPLGPDDELLRTLFPDEHA